One Lates calcarifer isolate ASB-BC8 unplaced genomic scaffold, TLL_Latcal_v3 _unitig_1706_quiver_1602, whole genome shotgun sequence genomic window carries:
- the LOC108890239 gene encoding glutamate receptor 1, translating into MLVALVEFCYKSRIESRRMKELIDAAMMSTSLGGMAGGAGGGGGGGMAVMGGLGGGGASGLGGENGRVVAHDFPKAGAQGLPCMSKAAGLGLSSTGM; encoded by the exons ATGCTCGTGGCTCTGGTCGAGTTCTGCTATAAGTCACGGATCGAGTCGAGAAGGATGAAG GAGCTGATTGATGCTGCTATGATGAGCACCAGCCTCGGGGGGATGgcgggaggagcaggaggaggaggaggcggtggcATGGCGGTGATGGGAGgtttaggaggaggaggagcgtcGGGACTCGGAGGAGAGAACGGTCGCGTGGTGGCGCACGATTTCCCAAAAGCCGGAGCTCAGGGTTTACCCTGCATGAGCAAGGCTGCCGGGCTGGGACTGTCCTCCACGGGCATGTGA